From the genome of Bradyrhizobium sp. SZCCHNS1050, one region includes:
- a CDS encoding SDR family oxidoreductase encodes MAGDRTTSMSSRQMVGGTATLAAASLTSATAKGRETMAANSTPPEPLVDPKDKYPKPPFEHQSQPWPGLASKMSPRPDHGETSYKGSGRLAGRKALITGGDSGMGRAAAIAYAREGADVAINYYPTEEPDAQEVIALIEAEGRKAVAIPGDLRDEEFCRRLVQQAVEALGGLDIVVNNAARQQARQSILDVSSEDFDATMKTNIYAPFWIIKAALPHLKPGSVIIGTSSEQAYDPSPDLYDYAQTKAATMNYVKSLAKQLGPKGIRVNAVAPGPIWTPLQVSGGATMEKLEKFGGQTPLGRPGQPVELGSIYVQLAAADASYANGQVYGSSGGSGQP; translated from the coding sequence ATGGCAGGTGATCGCACAACGTCGATGTCCAGCCGCCAGATGGTCGGAGGCACCGCAACGCTTGCGGCCGCATCGCTGACCTCGGCAACAGCGAAAGGACGCGAGACGATGGCCGCAAATTCAACCCCGCCCGAACCGCTCGTCGACCCCAAGGACAAATATCCGAAGCCGCCGTTCGAACACCAGTCGCAGCCCTGGCCGGGTCTTGCGAGCAAGATGTCGCCGCGGCCGGATCACGGTGAAACCAGCTACAAGGGTTCCGGGCGTCTCGCCGGGCGCAAGGCGCTGATCACTGGAGGCGATTCCGGCATGGGACGCGCGGCCGCCATCGCCTATGCGCGGGAAGGGGCCGACGTCGCGATCAACTACTACCCGACCGAGGAGCCGGATGCGCAGGAGGTCATCGCGTTGATCGAGGCCGAGGGGCGAAAGGCCGTCGCCATCCCCGGCGATCTGCGCGACGAGGAGTTCTGCCGGCGGCTGGTGCAACAGGCCGTCGAAGCGCTGGGCGGACTCGACATCGTCGTCAACAACGCCGCGCGGCAGCAGGCACGCCAGTCGATCCTGGATGTCTCGTCCGAAGATTTCGACGCGACGATGAAAACCAATATCTATGCCCCGTTCTGGATCATCAAGGCCGCCCTGCCCCATCTGAAGCCGGGATCGGTCATCATCGGCACTTCGTCCGAGCAGGCCTACGATCCCTCTCCCGACCTCTATGACTACGCGCAGACCAAGGCGGCGACCATGAACTACGTGAAGTCCCTGGCCAAACAGCTCGGGCCGAAGGGCATTCGCGTGAACGCCGTCGCTCCCGGGCCGATCTGGACGCCCCTTCAGGTCTCAGGCGGGGCCACTATGGAGAAGCTCGAAAAATTTGGTGGTCAGACTCCACTCGGTCGTCCTGGCCAGCCGGTGGAGCTTGGATCGATCTACGTCCAGTTGGCCGCTGCGGACGCGAGCTACGCCAACGGGCAGGTCTATGGATCTTCGGGAGGGTCCGGGCAGCCCTGA
- a CDS encoding PRC-barrel domain-containing protein, which produces MTSMLDEREYGNLIGSDKVEGTAVYGADDTKIGTIERVMIDKPSGRVSYAVLGFGGFLGLGNDHYPLPWQSLKYDTRLGGYVTGVTENQLRGAPKYSDEREWDWGDAGAGRKVDDYYGVQLA; this is translated from the coding sequence ATGACATCGATGCTCGATGAACGCGAATATGGCAACCTGATTGGAAGCGACAAGGTCGAAGGCACGGCCGTCTATGGCGCCGACGACACCAAGATCGGCACCATCGAACGCGTGATGATCGACAAGCCGAGCGGGCGGGTCTCGTATGCCGTCCTGGGCTTCGGCGGTTTCCTCGGGCTTGGCAATGATCACTACCCGTTGCCCTGGCAATCCCTGAAGTACGACACGCGACTCGGCGGCTACGTTACCGGCGTGACCGAGAACCAGCTGCGGGGCGCGCCGAAATATTCCGACGAGCGTGAGTGGGACTGGGGGGATGCCGGGGCGGGGCGCAAGGTCGACGACTATTACGGCGTCCAACTCGCTTAG
- a CDS encoding acyltransferase family protein gives MTRTKVLEYRPDIDWLRAVAVVSVIGFHYELPGFGGGFVGVDIFFVISGYVISRLIWTGIQSDSFSFIEFYERRARRLLPALYLMIVVTGMVAWFLAPPGDYRMFFGSAISTVLFSSNVFFWSQTGYFDLPTIGKVLIHTWSLSVEEQFYFLFPVVTWLWSRLFPDPTSKPSLGLVILGTIALCVLDELWIKQSPSTAFYIAPLRAWEFLIGSIAFFLHRWSPVGSVTRLAFAAAGMVSMLLAVVIFRAETRFPGLHALVPCVGAAVYIVAFNQEKGRPGLPFSELGAFLGRLSYSLYLWHWPVFVLGRAALPLDVATSAAATVGLLLCSLLLAYLSYVIVERPARARTVWVGVRGSPVIAGIAAVMVAVGVHGVAHDGYADRFPQSQARMLRYDSRTMEPFYRAHSCFLQPDEPASAYDFEACLKPAANKRNILLAGDSLAAHYAWALRGYLSPDTYHLLQLTSGGCPPFVELKLSSSRNCNDVNQLLRDQIKAHRFDAIIFSGNWRAYLETYGRPPARRVDGYLNALLAVAQETGVPVLLLGPSIEFPAPLAPTLFNHEQTHVPIGNSLMPKDASFEADDRLREIARAYPLVQYVSIVDTICSKRRCPLTIDAETPIVWDTIHFTPEGSRFVVSQLAPQLDAFLRRLEQPSETGTNELMAGDGPAATRNLAPSRVQ, from the coding sequence ATGACGCGCACAAAGGTTTTGGAATACCGGCCGGACATCGATTGGCTGCGCGCCGTAGCCGTGGTTTCGGTCATTGGATTTCATTACGAGCTGCCGGGCTTTGGCGGTGGGTTTGTCGGCGTCGACATCTTCTTCGTCATCTCCGGTTATGTGATCTCCCGGCTCATTTGGACGGGCATTCAATCCGATTCGTTTTCCTTCATTGAGTTCTACGAACGGAGGGCGAGGCGGCTGCTTCCGGCGCTCTATTTGATGATCGTCGTCACCGGGATGGTCGCGTGGTTCTTGGCGCCTCCAGGCGACTACCGAATGTTCTTCGGAAGCGCGATCTCCACGGTGCTGTTTTCGTCGAACGTCTTCTTCTGGTCGCAGACCGGCTATTTCGATCTACCAACGATCGGGAAGGTTCTCATCCACACCTGGTCATTGTCGGTGGAGGAGCAGTTCTACTTCCTGTTTCCGGTCGTGACTTGGCTCTGGAGCCGGCTGTTTCCCGATCCAACGTCGAAGCCGTCGCTCGGGCTGGTCATCCTCGGAACGATCGCGCTGTGTGTGCTCGACGAGCTTTGGATCAAGCAATCGCCCTCGACCGCCTTCTACATCGCCCCGCTGCGGGCCTGGGAGTTCCTGATCGGAAGCATTGCGTTTTTCCTGCATCGATGGTCGCCGGTTGGAAGCGTGACGCGCCTGGCCTTCGCGGCCGCGGGCATGGTCTCCATGCTGCTTGCCGTGGTCATCTTCCGCGCAGAGACCCGCTTCCCGGGATTGCACGCGCTGGTCCCCTGTGTCGGTGCTGCGGTCTACATCGTCGCGTTCAATCAGGAGAAGGGCAGACCCGGGCTGCCATTCAGTGAGCTCGGAGCATTCCTCGGCCGTTTGTCCTACTCGCTCTATCTTTGGCACTGGCCGGTTTTCGTCCTCGGCAGGGCCGCGCTGCCGCTGGATGTGGCGACCTCGGCGGCAGCTACGGTTGGACTCCTGCTGTGCTCGCTGCTGCTGGCCTATCTGTCCTACGTCATCGTCGAGCGGCCTGCGCGCGCACGAACGGTATGGGTTGGCGTGCGAGGCTCCCCGGTGATCGCGGGCATTGCCGCCGTCATGGTCGCGGTCGGAGTTCACGGCGTCGCGCATGACGGCTACGCCGATCGCTTCCCGCAATCACAGGCACGGATGCTCCGGTACGATTCCCGGACGATGGAGCCGTTCTATCGTGCGCACAGCTGCTTCTTGCAGCCCGATGAGCCGGCATCGGCCTACGATTTCGAGGCATGCCTGAAACCGGCTGCAAACAAGCGCAACATTCTGCTCGCCGGCGACAGCCTGGCCGCGCATTATGCCTGGGCGTTGCGCGGCTACCTGTCGCCCGATACCTACCATCTTCTGCAGCTCACGTCAGGGGGCTGCCCGCCGTTCGTCGAACTCAAGCTGAGCAGCTCGCGAAACTGTAACGACGTCAATCAGCTGCTGCGCGATCAGATCAAGGCGCACCGCTTTGACGCCATCATTTTTTCCGGCAATTGGCGCGCCTATCTCGAAACCTATGGCCGGCCTCCCGCACGGCGCGTCGACGGTTATTTGAACGCGCTGCTGGCGGTCGCTCAGGAAACGGGCGTTCCCGTTCTGCTGCTCGGTCCCTCGATCGAGTTTCCAGCTCCCTTGGCTCCGACGTTGTTCAACCATGAGCAGACGCACGTCCCGATCGGCAATTCGCTGATGCCGAAAGACGCGTCGTTCGAGGCGGACGATCGTCTGAGAGAGATCGCCCGCGCGTATCCGCTCGTTCAATACGTTTCCATTGTCGACACGATTTGCAGCAAGAGGCGTTGTCCGCTGACGATTGACGCGGAAACTCCGATCGTCTGGGATACCATCCATTTCACCCCGGAAGGCTCGAGGTTCGTCGTCTCGCAACTCGCGCCGCAACTGGATGCCTTCTTGCGAAGGCTGGAGCAGCCCTCCGAGACCGGAACGAACGAGCTCATGGCTGGTGACGGTCCGGCGGCAACCCGGAACCTTGCCCCCTCCCGCGTTCAATGA